The following proteins are encoded in a genomic region of Flammeovirga pectinis:
- the lysS gene encoding lysine--tRNA ligase translates to MQILSEQEVLRREKRQQLMDLGIDPYPAEKFDVNVSAADILKNFERRPNDYGTVSIAGRLMSVRAMGKAAFIELQDATGRIQVYISRDDICPGEDKTLYNTVFKKLLDRGDFIGIEGFVFTTQVGEISIHAKKLKVLSKALKPLPAVKVTKDEDGTETVHDAFTDPELRYRQRYVDLVVNKGVKETFMKRTKIMNAMRNFFNDHGHLEVDTPVLQGIPGGAAASPFITHHNALDTPLYLRIANELYLKRLIVGGFDGVYEFSRNFRNEGMDRTHNPEFTAVEIYVAYKDYNWMMEFTEQCLENVANAANGTSEVTVGDKEISFKAPYRRVTMADAILENTGKDINGKSVEELKAICDELEIPHNETMGKGKLIDEIFGEKCEGNYIQPTFITDYPVEMSPLCKRHRDNPELTERFELMINGKEVANAYSELNDPVDQRERFEEQMKLMDAGDDEAMFIDQDFLRALEYGMPPTSGLGIGIDRLVMLLTNNASIQEVLFFPQMRPEKWPEASSEAQWAEIGVGEDLIPVMHKIGFYMTSDLADKTSGKLMNDFIGMKKKLKLKQIPNPSKDVVEGWIAKAAEQNA, encoded by the coding sequence ATGCAAATTCTTAGCGAACAAGAAGTACTCCGAAGAGAAAAGAGACAACAGTTAATGGATCTTGGTATTGATCCATATCCAGCCGAAAAGTTTGATGTAAATGTATCGGCAGCAGATATTCTTAAGAATTTCGAACGCCGTCCAAACGATTATGGCACTGTGTCTATAGCAGGTCGTTTGATGAGTGTTCGTGCAATGGGTAAGGCAGCTTTTATTGAGCTACAAGACGCTACAGGACGAATTCAAGTATATATCTCTAGAGACGATATCTGTCCAGGAGAAGATAAAACTTTATATAATACGGTATTCAAAAAATTACTTGATAGAGGTGATTTTATTGGTATCGAAGGGTTTGTTTTCACTACACAGGTAGGGGAAATCTCAATCCATGCAAAGAAGTTGAAAGTGCTTTCTAAAGCATTAAAACCACTTCCTGCAGTAAAAGTAACAAAAGACGAGGACGGAACAGAAACTGTACATGATGCATTTACTGATCCTGAATTACGTTACCGTCAGCGTTACGTTGATTTAGTAGTAAACAAAGGCGTGAAAGAAACGTTCATGAAAAGAACGAAAATCATGAACGCAATGCGTAACTTCTTTAACGATCACGGACATTTAGAAGTAGATACTCCAGTATTACAAGGTATTCCTGGTGGTGCAGCGGCAAGCCCGTTTATTACACACCATAATGCTTTAGATACTCCTTTATATTTAAGAATTGCCAACGAATTATACTTAAAACGTTTAATTGTTGGTGGATTTGATGGTGTATATGAATTCTCTCGTAACTTCAGAAACGAAGGTATGGATAGAACACATAACCCAGAATTTACAGCAGTTGAAATCTATGTAGCCTACAAAGATTACAACTGGATGATGGAATTTACCGAACAGTGTTTAGAAAACGTTGCTAATGCAGCAAATGGTACTTCTGAAGTAACTGTAGGTGATAAAGAAATCTCATTCAAGGCTCCGTACCGTCGTGTTACAATGGCAGATGCTATTTTAGAGAACACAGGTAAAGATATCAACGGTAAAAGTGTTGAAGAATTAAAAGCCATCTGTGATGAGCTAGAAATTCCTCATAACGAAACTATGGGTAAAGGTAAATTAATTGACGAAATCTTTGGTGAAAAGTGTGAGGGTAACTATATCCAACCAACTTTCATTACAGATTACCCAGTTGAGATGTCTCCATTATGTAAGCGTCATAGAGATAATCCAGAATTAACGGAGCGTTTTGAGTTAATGATTAATGGTAAAGAGGTTGCTAACGCATATTCTGAGCTTAATGATCCTGTTGACCAACGTGAACGTTTTGAGGAGCAAATGAAGTTAATGGATGCAGGTGATGACGAGGCAATGTTTATTGACCAAGACTTCTTACGTGCATTAGAATACGGAATGCCTCCTACATCTGGCTTAGGTATTGGTATTGATCGCCTTGTAATGTTATTAACAAACAATGCATCAATCCAAGAAGTATTATTCTTCCCTCAAATGCGTCCAGAAAAATGGCCAGAGGCTTCTTCAGAAGCACAATGGGCAGAAATTGGCGTAGGTGAAGACTTAATTCCAGTAATGCACAAAATTGGTTTCTACATGACTTCAGATTTAGCAGATAAAACATCTGGTAAATTGATGAATGATTTCATCGGAATGAAAAAGAAATTGAAATTAAAGCAAATTCCTAACCCATCGAAAGATGTTGTAGAAGGATGGATTGCTAAAGCAGCAGAGCAAAACGCATAA
- a CDS encoding bile acid:sodium symporter family protein, whose product MNQTSTLLLGLALAIIMLGMGLSLVTNDFKRIFQKPKAVILGLVLQILVLPLVAFGISYVLVLPSFIALGLIILSACPGGPTSNLITHLAKGDTALSVTLTAVSSFLTIITIPFIINLGSSVFYSSETEILLDIPDTIKKIMIVSIVPIILGMLIKRYFNNFAEKMAKPTKVASAIILIVMIVGIVVKERNNVIEYFTQAGTAALLLNGITMIIGFFAARLFSLNVAQSKSIAIETGIQNGTMAITIAVGIMGRVDLSIAAGVYSLLMFFTSGILIFLFNKKTENTTSDSVELMN is encoded by the coding sequence ATGAATCAAACTAGTACATTATTATTAGGGTTAGCACTTGCCATCATAATGTTAGGCATGGGTTTATCTCTTGTAACTAACGATTTTAAAAGAATTTTTCAGAAACCAAAAGCAGTCATTTTAGGGCTTGTACTTCAAATTTTGGTATTACCATTAGTGGCTTTTGGAATTTCTTATGTTTTAGTATTGCCTTCATTTATTGCTTTAGGTCTTATTATCTTATCAGCTTGTCCTGGTGGTCCAACATCGAACTTAATCACTCACTTAGCAAAAGGAGATACCGCATTATCTGTAACCTTAACAGCAGTCAGTAGCTTTCTTACTATCATCACCATTCCATTTATTATCAATTTAGGCTCGTCTGTATTCTACAGTTCAGAAACAGAAATTTTATTGGATATACCAGATACAATCAAAAAAATTATGATTGTAAGTATTGTTCCAATTATCCTAGGAATGCTAATAAAACGTTACTTTAATAATTTTGCAGAAAAGATGGCAAAACCTACAAAGGTTGCATCTGCAATAATTTTGATAGTAATGATTGTAGGTATTGTAGTTAAAGAAAGAAACAATGTAATAGAGTATTTTACACAAGCAGGAACTGCTGCATTGTTATTAAATGGAATTACAATGATTATTGGTTTTTTTGCGGCAAGATTATTTAGTTTAAACGTTGCCCAATCTAAATCTATTGCAATAGAAACGGGTATTCAGAACGGAACAATGGCAATTACAATAGCAGTTGGTATTATGGGGAGAGTAGATTTATCTATTGCAGCTGGTGTATATAGCCTTCTAATGTTCTTTACATCTGGAATTTTGATTTTCCTTTTTAATAAGAAGACTGAAAATACCACATCTGATTCTGTTGAACTAATGAATTAG
- a CDS encoding PH domain-containing protein: protein MGLFDSLMGNVSSADLEKVQEDLGFVLASDEQFVKGFKLVRDQWIFTNKRLVMVDKQGITGKKSELLTIPFKSIELFSMETKGTFDADAELKLWVKGMPEPLETKFGSDTDIKEVYQLLSEGVL from the coding sequence ATGGGATTATTTGATAGCCTAATGGGTAATGTGTCTAGTGCAGATCTAGAAAAAGTTCAAGAAGACTTAGGGTTTGTCTTAGCAAGTGATGAACAATTTGTAAAAGGATTTAAGCTTGTAAGAGATCAGTGGATATTTACCAATAAAAGATTAGTAATGGTGGATAAACAAGGAATTACTGGTAAAAAATCTGAGCTTTTGACAATACCGTTTAAAAGTATCGAACTGTTTTCTATGGAAACAAAAGGAACTTTTGATGCAGATGCTGAACTTAAGCTATGGGTTAAAGGAATGCCTGAACCTTTAGAAACAAAGTTTGGTAGCGATACCGATATTAAAGAAGTATATCAATTACTTTCTGAAGGAGTTTTATAA
- a CDS encoding N-acetylmuramoyl-L-alanine amidase-like domain-containing protein, with the protein MLKLILSIFPLLFITFSLQAQFICSNPSKMALDAKIKELNKLPVEGITNNEKLSLIGNTFLGQPYLEKTLEVGEKEQLVINFIGFDCTTYVESVLALTILYSDTSLESLRTINHYASILERIRYRDGVIDGYTSRLHYFTEWVRDNAKKGIIKDVTVEIGGTEYTKEINFMSTHLSSYKQLDNDKGAVEKIKCVEEEINKKKLSQIYINDIESIDSKIKSGDIISLVTKIKGLDVTHVGIAVREADGKIHLMHDSQSKGKVVITDKPLYEWLKNSKINTGITVARIN; encoded by the coding sequence ATGTTGAAGCTAATCTTATCAATATTTCCGTTATTATTTATTACTTTTTCTCTACAAGCTCAATTTATTTGCTCTAATCCGAGTAAAATGGCTTTAGATGCAAAAATTAAAGAGTTAAATAAACTTCCTGTAGAAGGGATTACAAATAATGAAAAGCTTTCACTAATAGGAAATACTTTTTTAGGACAGCCCTATTTAGAAAAGACACTTGAAGTTGGTGAAAAGGAACAATTAGTTATTAATTTTATTGGTTTTGATTGTACAACATACGTTGAGTCAGTGCTTGCGCTTACTATTTTATATAGTGATACTTCTTTAGAGTCTCTGAGAACTATTAATCATTATGCTTCGATATTAGAAAGGATTCGTTACAGAGATGGAGTAATTGATGGATATACTTCTAGATTACATTATTTTACAGAATGGGTACGTGACAATGCAAAAAAAGGTATTATAAAAGATGTTACTGTAGAAATTGGGGGTACAGAATATACTAAAGAAATCAATTTCATGAGTACCCACCTATCTTCTTACAAACAATTAGATAACGATAAAGGCGCTGTTGAAAAGATAAAATGCGTTGAAGAAGAGATTAATAAAAAGAAATTAAGTCAGATTTATATCAATGACATTGAAAGTATTGATAGCAAAATAAAGTCTGGTGATATTATTTCATTAGTAACAAAAATAAAAGGGTTAGATGTTACTCATGTGGGTATAGCCGTAAGAGAAGCTGATGGTAAAATACATCTAATGCATGATTCTCAATCAAAAGGGAAAGTAGTAATAACAGACAAACCTTTATATGAATGGCTTAAAAACAGTAAAATAAATACAGGAATTACTGTTGCTCGAATAAATTAA
- a CDS encoding ABC transporter substrate-binding protein, which produces MSIKQTLQLVGCLLLFIGCNSSTTNTKQSDTLENSVAITGVQSKVIYAKTFNLEYHNNFKLLHLINPFSKDNSEVQTIVLLPNGNPIPKGFENNTIVRIPVKRIITTTTAQTSMLEELGSIDAIKGYTSKDYMYSQAIVDKMNDGNIITIGYDINDNAEKIIGAAADLVMVVGSSSSTSASFPVLAASKIPVLANTDWQENSMLGRAEWLKIFGALLNKEKEANAIFDNVVKKYNSLLSLAKTAKTTPKVITGLPYKSMWSVPGGQSYLAQALLEVKTDYPWKNTQETGSIQLDLEGVYAKGKDANFWINPGQVKTIDELKNLDTRYTKFQAFSTGKIYNHNKRTRNSTANDYWGTGIIHPELIIADLIKVFHPELLPQHELFFYKQLK; this is translated from the coding sequence ATGTCAATTAAACAAACTTTACAGTTAGTTGGTTGCTTACTCCTATTTATAGGTTGCAACTCATCTACTACTAATACTAAACAATCTGATACTTTAGAAAACTCTGTAGCAATTACAGGTGTACAGTCTAAAGTAATATATGCAAAAACTTTTAACTTAGAGTATCACAATAACTTTAAGTTACTGCATTTAATTAACCCCTTCTCTAAAGATAATAGCGAAGTGCAAACAATTGTACTTCTGCCTAACGGAAACCCCATTCCAAAAGGATTTGAAAATAATACTATTGTTCGTATTCCCGTAAAAAGAATTATTACAACAACTACCGCTCAAACTTCTATGCTAGAAGAATTAGGTAGTATTGATGCCATAAAAGGTTATACTTCTAAAGACTATATGTATAGTCAAGCAATAGTAGACAAAATGAATGATGGAAACATTATCACTATTGGATACGATATAAATGATAATGCTGAAAAAATTATAGGTGCTGCGGCTGATCTTGTAATGGTTGTTGGTAGTAGTTCTAGTACTTCTGCTTCATTTCCTGTTTTAGCGGCTTCTAAAATTCCAGTTTTAGCCAATACAGATTGGCAAGAAAACAGTATGCTTGGTAGAGCGGAATGGTTAAAGATTTTTGGAGCACTTTTAAATAAAGAAAAAGAAGCAAATGCTATTTTCGATAATGTTGTTAAAAAATACAATTCATTATTGTCGTTAGCCAAAACAGCTAAAACTACACCTAAAGTTATTACTGGTTTACCTTATAAAAGTATGTGGTCTGTACCTGGAGGTCAATCTTATTTAGCACAAGCCTTGCTAGAAGTTAAAACAGATTACCCTTGGAAAAATACCCAAGAAACAGGGAGCATTCAATTAGATCTAGAAGGTGTTTATGCAAAAGGAAAAGATGCTAATTTTTGGATTAATCCTGGTCAAGTTAAAACAATTGATGAACTTAAGAATCTAGATACTAGATATACTAAATTTCAAGCTTTTTCTACCGGAAAGATCTACAATCATAATAAAAGAACACGCAATAGCACAGCTAATGATTATTGGGGAACAGGTATTATTCACCCAGAATTAATTATTGCAGACTTAATTAAAGTTTTTCATCCAGAGCTACTTCCTCAGCACGAACTATTTTTCTATAAGCAACTAAAATAA
- a CDS encoding TonB-dependent receptor plug domain-containing protein: MKYLLLVLFSITTFSVLGQEFKFPDRELKTVEIHSNPLKYYIQGSYIQSFDSAALQLENTGSLATLLRNRASVYIREQGAPGQLSTISIRGASPENTAIMWNGINLNSLSLGQLDMSSINIYYFDNIDVNFGSGSAQYGSGAVGGTIVLDNKFDWNQNNRYEVQTAYGSFGQLFTGVKAMYGSKKWAHKTVALYQKADNNFEFTNTSIKETTEKMNNAGFWHAGILHETHFKPNDHEEWSGKIWYTSEERAIQPTMGNNNNSATYDSIQSRSIRAVLDYKHRGDKWNHTISTAYVKDDQWFYNSFIGTERVQLEWRGETFLKDNLTLTTGASGMYIWPNVYAYPENTNEARVSFFAAFRWDITNRFSVSTTLRQTIVTGYSAPFTPSFSMSYAAIQNEYNTLKLKSSIARSYRVPTLNERYWGENANPNIKPEDGYNFDLGFDYTRNLGVLSFNWVSSAFYLRMYDRIQWVPVDPTYAENIANSLSKGVETAINLNNKYSLTKLKWKIGSSYAFTHATDLEKDKQLIYVPRHMFKAHLTLNYNKWIFGLDSNYTGWRTTTDDFDTLDPYWLLNTSISKSFAIKKSSFLLSLMVNNLMDKEYQNYKNYPMPGINYTIKAKITF, translated from the coding sequence ATGAAATATTTGTTACTCGTGCTATTTTCTATTACAACATTCTCTGTTTTAGGCCAAGAATTTAAATTCCCAGATAGAGAACTAAAGACTGTAGAGATACATTCCAATCCTTTAAAATATTATATACAGGGATCTTATATACAATCGTTTGATAGTGCTGCTTTACAGCTTGAAAACACTGGTTCTCTAGCTACCTTGTTAAGAAATAGGGCATCTGTATACATCAGAGAACAAGGTGCACCTGGACAGTTATCTACAATTTCTATTAGAGGAGCATCTCCAGAAAATACTGCTATAATGTGGAATGGAATTAATTTAAATTCCCTTTCATTAGGTCAGTTAGATATGTCTTCAATAAATATCTATTATTTTGATAATATTGATGTCAATTTTGGGAGTGGAAGTGCGCAATATGGTTCCGGTGCCGTTGGCGGAACAATTGTATTAGATAACAAATTCGATTGGAACCAGAACAATCGTTACGAAGTACAAACAGCATACGGTAGTTTTGGGCAACTCTTTACAGGAGTGAAAGCAATGTATGGCTCTAAAAAATGGGCACATAAAACAGTAGCTTTATATCAAAAAGCTGATAATAATTTTGAGTTCACGAATACAAGCATTAAAGAGACAACTGAGAAGATGAATAACGCTGGCTTTTGGCACGCAGGAATACTTCATGAAACTCACTTTAAACCAAATGATCATGAAGAATGGTCTGGAAAAATTTGGTACACTTCCGAAGAAAGAGCAATTCAACCTACAATGGGCAATAATAATAATTCTGCTACTTATGATTCTATTCAAAGTAGAAGTATTAGAGCAGTGCTTGACTATAAACATAGAGGTGACAAATGGAATCACACAATAAGTACTGCATATGTTAAGGATGACCAATGGTTTTACAATTCTTTTATTGGTACAGAAAGAGTTCAATTAGAATGGAGAGGGGAAACATTTTTAAAAGATAATCTTACATTAACTACTGGTGCTAGTGGAATGTATATTTGGCCAAATGTATATGCTTACCCAGAAAACACAAACGAAGCTAGAGTCTCTTTCTTTGCTGCTTTTAGATGGGATATAACTAATAGATTTAGTGTTTCTACCACTTTAAGACAAACAATTGTAACAGGATATTCTGCACCGTTTACACCATCATTTAGTATGTCTTATGCTGCTATTCAGAATGAATATAATACCCTGAAATTGAAATCATCAATTGCTAGGAGTTATCGTGTACCTACTTTAAATGAAAGGTATTGGGGTGAAAATGCTAACCCTAACATAAAACCTGAAGATGGATATAATTTTGATTTAGGATTTGATTATACAAGAAATTTAGGTGTTTTATCTTTCAATTGGGTTTCTTCTGCTTTTTACTTAAGAATGTATGATAGAATCCAATGGGTTCCAGTAGACCCAACTTATGCAGAAAATATTGCAAATTCTTTATCTAAAGGGGTAGAAACTGCCATAAACCTTAATAATAAATACAGTCTTACTAAACTAAAATGGAAAATTGGCAGTAGTTATGCATTTACACATGCTACAGATCTTGAGAAAGATAAACAGCTAATTTATGTACCTAGACATATGTTTAAAGCTCATCTAACACTAAACTATAATAAATGGATCTTTGGTTTAGATAGTAATTATACTGGTTGGAGAACAACAACAGATGACTTTGATACACTTGACCCATATTGGTTACTTAACACAAGTATTAGTAAGTCTTTTGCTATAAAAAAATCATCATTTCTTTTATCACTTATGGTTAATAACCTAATGGATAAAGAATATCAAAACTACAAAAATTATCCTATGCCTGGGATAAACTATACAATCAAGGCAAAAATCACTTTTTAA
- a CDS encoding YncE family protein — protein MKNFYKLSSFLLVLIGLSFGSCENKDEQPYIPGSTGFYVSNSGNLSEGNGSITGVVQNGEESTVSQRVFKSANGADLGGITEGFYTDGAIGILSVQAADKIEILDIKTMIRRFDPISEGIVTPRYSTKEGNFAYTTVWGPYESDWTLKNSKVVVINTSTGLQVNEFKVGGGAEGITIYDSKIYVAISNSTNVEVYNISSFELEATIDVKAAPQHFVIDGENNLWVSTSAGYLFPAPADTEIGIAKLNTTDNTVASKVQYSGIGKDGDIQLSSDGKSIYVLGSDDAYQGPSTTEVVSFGINDSSIGSAVISGEYFKGIGVNPSNGNIHVAVAQSFSESGSFRIYSNDGDMITEQPTGVGPFHFVFY, from the coding sequence ATGAAAAACTTTTACAAATTATCTTCTTTTCTGTTAGTTCTAATTGGACTATCATTCGGTTCTTGTGAAAACAAAGATGAGCAACCTTATATTCCTGGATCTACAGGTTTTTATGTAAGTAATTCAGGAAACTTATCTGAAGGAAATGGCTCAATTACTGGAGTTGTTCAAAATGGAGAAGAATCAACAGTTTCTCAAAGAGTATTTAAATCTGCAAATGGTGCTGATTTAGGTGGTATTACTGAAGGCTTTTATACAGATGGAGCTATTGGTATTTTGAGTGTTCAAGCTGCAGATAAAATCGAGATTCTTGATATTAAAACAATGATACGTAGGTTCGATCCAATTAGTGAAGGTATCGTGACTCCAAGGTATTCAACTAAGGAAGGAAACTTTGCTTACACTACTGTATGGGGACCTTATGAAAGTGATTGGACTTTAAAAAACTCTAAAGTAGTTGTAATAAACACTTCTACAGGTTTACAAGTAAATGAATTTAAAGTTGGTGGTGGAGCCGAAGGAATTACAATTTATGATAGCAAAATTTATGTAGCGATATCTAATTCAACAAATGTAGAAGTTTATAATATATCTTCTTTTGAGTTAGAAGCTACTATCGATGTAAAAGCTGCTCCTCAACATTTTGTTATAGATGGAGAAAATAATTTATGGGTTTCTACTTCTGCAGGATATTTATTCCCTGCTCCTGCTGATACTGAAATTGGTATTGCTAAACTAAATACTACAGACAATACAGTTGCATCTAAAGTACAGTATTCTGGTATTGGTAAAGATGGAGATATTCAATTATCTTCAGATGGAAAAAGTATTTATGTGCTTGGTTCAGACGATGCGTATCAAGGTCCTTCGACAACGGAAGTTGTTAGCTTTGGTATTAATGATTCATCAATTGGAAGTGCTGTAATTTCTGGAGAATATTTTAAAGGAATTGGCGTGAACCCTTCAAACGGTAACATTCACGTTGCAGTTGCACAGAGTTTTTCTGAGTCAGGATCTTTCAGAATCTATTCTAACGATGGAGATATGATTACTGAACAACCAACAGGTGTTGGTCCTTTCCACTTCGTTTTCTACTAG
- a CDS encoding SGNH/GDSL hydrolase family protein — protein sequence MKNQLLSFLLLSILLTNCASNTLPLNDIEEEIETKLDQPSFPVNLDPSIKIKADLQDSLAQSTFIFIIEADDQDGEIVVQQLLLNDAVISTSDTTKWLAVTGDFLLKAIVEDDSGSSVMDSLSFKVIEKENSVPTLKIILDETPLLEGNSINIVLDVNDADGTITKTSLYIDNTLMTSTTSLDWIATLGIHTIKGVIEDNQGSSVTDSLEIEVIKKENIIIEADNEAIIYTGRIDYSNPKAPSFCFPGISIKTNFTGTFINLLLEDFATGGNINTNYYQVILDNSTQEITVEVNANQDKYELFSDLENTNHTIEIVKRTECMVGKSTFKGFEIGGNATVSQPTSKTRNIEFIGDSQTCGYGNEVSYDNPSINSGFNAVNENAYKAWGAITANNLNANYQCVAYSGRGMYRNVDASLNGTLPKIYNRIFANQSTPLWNINLYTPDVIVINLGTNDYAQNANNNLLNGDDFVNTYTEFVTTIRENYPNAKIICVNGVMMSDYFPANQNVWTTIKKQTAAVVKSFNDNNDTEVYHYALSPQSGPYGEDWHPTLTTHQRMAEGLTSYIQTISSW from the coding sequence ATGAAAAATCAACTACTATCTTTTTTATTACTTTCTATATTACTAACTAATTGTGCTTCTAATACTCTTCCTTTAAATGATATTGAGGAAGAAATAGAAACAAAATTAGATCAACCTTCCTTTCCTGTAAACTTAGATCCTTCAATCAAAATTAAAGCTGATCTACAGGATTCTTTAGCACAAAGTACTTTTATTTTTATAATAGAAGCAGACGATCAAGATGGTGAAATTGTTGTACAGCAATTATTATTAAATGATGCTGTAATAAGTACATCAGATACTACTAAATGGTTAGCTGTTACTGGTGATTTTTTACTTAAAGCAATAGTAGAAGATGATTCAGGAAGTAGCGTAATGGATAGTCTTTCTTTTAAAGTGATCGAAAAAGAAAATAGTGTCCCTACTTTAAAAATAATACTTGATGAAACACCTTTATTAGAAGGTAACAGTATAAACATAGTACTTGATGTAAATGATGCAGATGGAACAATTACCAAAACCTCCTTGTATATAGATAATACTTTAATGACCTCAACTACTTCTTTAGATTGGATTGCGACTCTAGGTATTCATACAATAAAAGGAGTAATTGAAGATAACCAAGGAAGTAGTGTTACTGATAGTTTAGAAATTGAAGTTATTAAGAAAGAAAACATTATTATTGAAGCAGATAACGAAGCTATTATCTATACAGGAAGGATTGATTATAGTAACCCCAAAGCACCTTCATTTTGCTTTCCTGGTATTTCTATTAAAACCAATTTTACAGGTACTTTTATTAATTTATTATTAGAAGATTTTGCTACAGGTGGCAACATAAACACAAACTATTATCAAGTGATCTTAGATAATAGCACCCAAGAAATAACTGTAGAAGTAAATGCCAATCAAGATAAATATGAGCTGTTCTCTGATTTAGAAAATACAAATCACACTATAGAAATAGTAAAACGAACAGAATGTATGGTGGGTAAAAGTACTTTTAAAGGTTTTGAAATTGGAGGAAATGCTACTGTAAGCCAACCTACCTCAAAAACTAGAAATATTGAATTTATCGGAGATTCTCAAACTTGTGGTTATGGTAACGAAGTAAGTTATGATAACCCCTCAATAAACTCAGGTTTTAATGCAGTTAATGAAAATGCTTATAAAGCTTGGGGTGCAATAACAGCTAATAACCTAAACGCTAACTACCAATGTGTAGCCTATTCTGGAAGAGGAATGTATAGAAATGTTGATGCTTCTTTAAATGGTACACTACCTAAAATTTACAATCGCATTTTTGCTAATCAGTCTACCCCACTTTGGAATATAAATCTTTATACTCCAGATGTTATTGTTATTAATTTGGGAACGAATGATTATGCTCAAAATGCAAACAATAACTTACTTAACGGTGATGATTTTGTGAATACTTATACTGAATTTGTGACTACAATTAGGGAGAATTACCCTAATGCTAAAATTATCTGTGTGAATGGTGTGATGATGAGTGACTACTTTCCAGCCAATCAAAATGTGTGGACTACTATTAAAAAGCAAACTGCTGCTGTGGTTAAAAGTTTTAATGACAATAATGATACGGAAGTATATCATTATGCTTTATCACCACAAAGCGGACCTTATGGAGAAGATTGGCATCCTACATTAACAACTCATCAGCGTATGGCAGAAGGTTTAACTTCCTATATCCAAACTATTTCTAGCTGGTAA